TGTCTTCAACAGGAGTGCCAATAAAGGAAAAGCACAAACTGCATTCTGTTCTACTGACAACACACTTCACATCAAAAATTAACACAAGCAAAAAAAGGGAGCTGATTACACGTAGGTAAAAAGATAAGCAGTAACTCAGTTTATTTAGAGTACTCCATTGTTCAAACTCATACAGCTTCTAGCAATgctctttaaataaataagccACAAAGGGCATACAAAACTCTtgtatttaggaaaaaaacaaattcttaaGATCTTTTATGAAACTAACAAGTGTGTACAACAGTGGACAGAATTACAGTAACAAAATGCAAGTTAACAACACTGAGGTTCTTCATAGTTTGAACTGCATAAATACTAAGCTTTGTAAAGTGTAATTACTCAAGGTATTCCCACTGAAACCCCACCTGTGAATCCCTCTATCTCTCTCCATTAGAAAACCCCTCATTAGAATCATAGTGTGCTTGGgaaattttgtttggttttgagtTCTGAACCAAGTCCATcaagagaaacattttattgTCTATGTGTGTCTGAAGAGCCTGGATTTGGCAGTCAATATAGTCCATTAGCTTCTTCTCCATCAGATCCAGGTTTTTTGAAATGATCTTTTCCAAATAGGAGCAAATAGGCTGTTGTTCCACTCTGTAAGAAAAGCAAAGATAAGAATAACCTATAAGAATAAATACAACCTATTTCTTAATGACAAGGGGCAATATACAGATCTGGGCACTCAAACatcttttaaatgcaaaatttcatttattagGCAATGAACTTTGGAAGGCATTAGGTTTTTAGGACAAGCAAAATACCTTGCCTCCCACActttaaatctcattttttttcaaaaacaatgCTATTTTGTATAGTCATCTTCTTTGaacctttattttttcaaaggCTCAAATATGCATTGAAGAGCTTAATCACATAAAACAATATCCACACAAGTCAACAATATACACAGGGTTTGTATTCCCTCAGCATGGCAGACTGTCCTTGTCAGCAAAGGTGCTTCAAGAGTTACCCAAACTGTGCAACTCTCTGGGTTTGTATCTGCATTCTTTACAAATACTGGAGCTGAGATATTCAGTCTCCATTAAATCCTGATTCCTACACCTCAGGAGTTCCACTATTGTTCCTGAACTACCAAACTGGGTAACTGTGACACCTGCACTAGAAATGCCAACAAGTGAGGAGGAACAGGCAAATCAGTGGGATGATTCCCACCAAGTACAGCAGAAAGATTATAGCACACTGTGTGAAAAAGGGAAGATGTGAGAATTTAGGGGTAAAAGTAATCAAAATGGAAATATAGTACATGAGAAGGACAAGCTAAATGTGTATGAAGAAACATGCTTTTGAAATTAGATTAAATGGAGGTAGAATACAAAACAGTTTAGTAACAATCAATTATGTGCTTTCTCCTGAAAAACTCCTACATTcaaaaaaattgtgaaattgaAAATTTTTCATGTTCATCACCACACAGCCTTCAAAACCACATATTCTAAGATTCACTATTGCTGctaatgagaagaaaattacattaCCCATTTTGTTTAAACTTGTCAGTAAATATTCAAAACTACTTTGAGAGATTCACCAAACTAAACTCACCCAGCACTCTGAACACCCTCAGCTTTAGCCACTGCACTCTTCCCGAGGTGCCTCTCTCCATCCTTGAGCCGGAGGTGATTCACCTGAGTGCACAGGttttgaagaaaaggaagaagcacCTGTGGGTTGGCCACGTTTGGAGTTTCACCTGCTTGCTGCTGCACTTGCAGAGATCCCATGACTTTCAAATCATTCCTGAGGTCAAGTGCATTTTGCTGGGTAGGAAGTCTTTCAGAATCCAGAGTATTCCCTCTTTCAGGTAGCTCTGAGTTCAGATCATGAGTTATCTTTACATCTTTATACACTGCTTCACTTGTTAAATGATTTTTAACAGGCAAAGGTTCACTGGCTGCTGGACTCAGTGatgactgcagagctgctctgtgcattCCATCTATTGCATGGTCACCTCCAAAGTCAGAATTTCTGCCCATGATCCAACTGAGCTTCTCTCCAAGAGGGAAACTGTtctgaaggggagaaaaacCCATTTATGTATTTGAGATTTCAAATATACTGGAAATTATATAGCAGTAACAATAGGTATATTATAACCCAGCATTCCACTagtaaagattttaaaaatagttttgaacTACATTCCTTGTTAAATATGAAGTATTAATTATCTTGTCAGTGTCTAAGTAAGAAAAGGGCTTTAATGACTTCATTTTTACCATGCTGTGTCCCCAAAACTGAATTATTAACATCAGAAGTATTCAGGATTCttagattatatatatatatatataatatatattaaatatgtatgtatgtatatataatgACCATTAAAGAGACAAACCAGCCCATCTATCTACACCCCAAACATTCCAGGGAAAATGCCCACCATCCTTAACCAGCAGTGAAGTTTAAAATTACAACaatgcaaataataataataaataagaataagaataagaataagaataagaataagaataagaataagaataagaataagaattagtagtagtagtagtatgGAGAAAACAGTCTTTACTCACTGCACTCATTTGAGTGGCAACAGTTAAATCAGGATGAAAATGGCAGAAAGTAGagattaaaaaccccaaaatctcttTAGAGCATTCCTAACTGGTAAAGTGCCAGTTTGTGCCTGTGGAACAGTGACTTACCTTCTGCTGACACCGGACCATGTCCATGAGCTGCTGAGCACCTGGAGACAACTTAGATCCCATGGATTCCATTATAGTTTGCACTCTGTCTAGATCTATGCTTAAGCCTAGTGAAGGAAAATCAGTTGCTAGTTTTGCAGACACTGCTTTCACTTCtagaattattttattgatGAGTACTCTGTGTTTCTCACCAAAGGAGAGCAGCTATtgcaagaagggaaaaaaaaatactttggttagggaaaaaaacatttcatgttttctttgtaCAGAGGGGACAATGTTATTGTTATTTGAGTCTTGGGAAAAATGGTGATGAACTCTTTTGCAGGGAAATGAAGCCAATTTCCCCTTGCTATTATTCCCCATAAAATTCTGACTGGAACAGAGGTGCCTGAGTACCCCAAAGATAAATGAAGTTTTTCTAAGCATTCAAGAGTCGTGGCCACATGATTTTCACAAGCTTATTTAACCCCAGAGCTGACAGTTCTAATCACAGATCTGCAGTTTATATCgtttatggttttttttctctaagacTGAATTATCTGTATCATATAAAGTcttcacaaaaagaaaactgagataCCAACTTAAAAGGAGCACTCTGCCATCAAGACAAAGTACCAGCCAACAGATTTTTAAGTGATTATGTGAAGAGATGAAGTGTATAAAACCAGTAATTTTATTAAGAGCAATGCAATTTTAATGACTGAATGATTAAaaagatagaagaaaaataaaacaatgctgTTCAACTCCCTACCTTAATTCtacaggaggctgcagggcatTCAAACTTAAGGTACTTGTGGTATAAAGTAACCTCTTCAGTTTCactagaaaaatgaaataaataagcTGTGACATCAATTTACAAGGTACTTTTCTTTTGTAGAAATACACTATATTGGTAAATATTTAGATAAGAAACAAGACTGACAGGAACACATTTCTAATGCAGATTTATGGTTTCCAACAGCAGTTTTAGTTTCTAGTTTTTAGcagttttttttactttctaatAGCAGCCTTAATGCTTATTTACAACTTGCAATTAATctta
The nucleotide sequence above comes from Molothrus ater isolate BHLD 08-10-18 breed brown headed cowbird chromosome 8, BPBGC_Mater_1.1, whole genome shotgun sequence. Encoded proteins:
- the C8H10orf88 gene encoding ATPase PAAT, which encodes MSSGCAAAEEEAAEEGGREPRCVSARCSWPCAPPGGLARALCLRRGAGDGEEPGGEAVLAERREGGEEPCELRLQCRPGAEMVSVGIVSQARNMEVYVGEEYCGTGRGQSRGTRPAPGETEEVTLYHKYLKFECPAASCRIKLLSFGEKHRVLINKIILEVKAVSAKLATDFPSLGLSIDLDRVQTIMESMGSKLSPGAQQLMDMVRCQQKNSFPLGEKLSWIMGRNSDFGGDHAIDGMHRAALQSSLSPAASEPLPVKNHLTSEAVYKDVKITHDLNSELPERGNTLDSERLPTQQNALDLRNDLKVMGSLQVQQQAGETPNVANPQVLLPFLQNLCTQVNHLRLKDGERHLGKSAVAKAEGVQSAGVEQQPICSYLEKIISKNLDLMEKKLMDYIDCQIQALQTHIDNKMFLLMDLVQNSKPNKISQAHYDSNEGFSNGER